In one window of Spartinivicinus poritis DNA:
- the sctV gene encoding type III secretion system export apparatus subunit SctV has translation MQASWLSLLNRLSQRNDILLAIMLVAVVFMMILPLPTGLVDVLIAFNMGISVVLLMIAVYIRSPLEFSAFPSVLLLTTLFRLALSITTTRLILLQADAGQIVYTFGNFVVGGNLVVGIVVFLIITIVQFLVITKGSERVAEVSARFSLDAMPGKQMSIDGDMRAGVIDVNEAKERRALIEKESQLYGAMDGAMKFVKGDAIAGLVIIIVNILGGVTIGVMQRGLPAGEALQVYSILTVGDGLISQIPALFISITAGMIVTRVTTEKATNLGADIGSQVGNQPKALLIGGGLLLAFAFIPGFPTFTFICLAVVIGGGGWLLNGLMKAEDTVELTEKHAVPGMPANKANESAPVAAKQLAEQETVALTVPVLIDLASDLQTLVNLDQVKQQLATIRRSLYLDLGVPFPGIQVRVVDNLEPGSYAIYLQEIPVAKGLWQQGQILYTGPFEQLALFGLTADNPINFLPGASACWVAEEYAAEFDQADLSYLQLDQLVSYHLSLVLKKHAEEFIGIQETRYLLAEMEKGFAELVKEVQRLLPIQKISEVLQRLVSEEISIRDVRKVLEALAEWGQKEKDVVQLTEYVRSSLKRYISHKFSNGHQFLPCYMLDQYVEDTIRGGIRQTSAGCYLALDPAVTDNLLTSIKRQVGDIETAAKKPVLIVAMDIRRYVRKIIEAELYALPVLSFQELTEEINVQPLGRIVL, from the coding sequence ATGCAAGCTAGTTGGTTATCATTGTTAAACCGGCTGAGTCAGCGTAATGATATTTTGTTGGCGATAATGCTAGTAGCAGTGGTATTTATGATGATTTTACCACTGCCAACTGGACTGGTTGATGTATTGATTGCATTTAACATGGGAATATCTGTCGTCCTATTGATGATTGCAGTCTATATTCGCAGTCCGCTGGAATTTTCGGCATTTCCCTCAGTATTGTTATTAACCACCTTGTTTCGTCTGGCGTTATCCATTACCACTACCCGGTTGATTTTGTTGCAGGCCGATGCCGGACAAATTGTATACACCTTTGGTAATTTTGTGGTGGGGGGTAATTTAGTTGTTGGTATTGTTGTCTTTTTAATCATTACCATTGTGCAATTTTTGGTTATCACGAAAGGATCAGAACGGGTGGCTGAAGTCAGTGCGCGATTTTCTCTGGATGCAATGCCTGGTAAACAAATGAGCATAGATGGAGATATGCGTGCAGGAGTGATTGATGTAAACGAAGCGAAGGAACGTCGTGCTCTGATTGAAAAAGAAAGTCAGCTTTATGGTGCCATGGATGGGGCGATGAAGTTTGTGAAAGGTGATGCGATAGCCGGGCTGGTGATTATTATTGTCAATATTCTAGGTGGGGTAACCATTGGGGTAATGCAGCGAGGGTTGCCAGCAGGGGAAGCACTGCAAGTGTATTCTATCCTAACGGTGGGTGATGGCTTAATTTCGCAAATACCGGCGCTGTTTATCTCCATTACTGCAGGGATGATTGTTACCCGTGTAACGACAGAAAAAGCCACTAACTTAGGTGCAGATATTGGCTCACAAGTAGGAAACCAGCCAAAGGCCCTCTTGATTGGTGGTGGTTTATTGCTTGCTTTTGCTTTCATTCCAGGTTTTCCTACATTTACGTTTATTTGTTTAGCCGTCGTGATTGGTGGAGGAGGTTGGTTACTTAATGGTTTGATGAAAGCTGAAGACACCGTCGAGTTGACAGAAAAACATGCTGTACCTGGCATGCCTGCGAATAAAGCCAATGAAAGTGCACCTGTTGCAGCCAAACAACTAGCTGAGCAAGAAACGGTTGCTTTAACTGTTCCAGTCTTAATTGACTTAGCAAGTGATTTACAAACATTAGTTAACCTGGACCAAGTCAAACAGCAGCTTGCTACTATAAGACGCAGCCTTTATTTAGATTTAGGTGTGCCTTTCCCTGGTATTCAAGTGCGCGTCGTTGATAATTTGGAGCCTGGTAGCTATGCCATTTACCTGCAAGAAATTCCTGTTGCCAAAGGCCTCTGGCAGCAAGGCCAAATACTGTATACCGGCCCATTTGAGCAGCTAGCCTTATTTGGTTTGACTGCAGATAATCCGATTAACTTTTTACCAGGCGCCTCAGCCTGTTGGGTGGCAGAAGAGTATGCGGCTGAGTTTGATCAAGCTGATTTGAGCTATTTACAACTTGATCAGTTGGTGAGTTACCATTTGTCGTTAGTGCTTAAAAAACATGCTGAAGAGTTTATTGGTATTCAGGAAACTCGCTACCTGCTGGCTGAAATGGAAAAGGGGTTTGCTGAGTTGGTAAAAGAAGTACAGCGTTTGCTGCCTATTCAAAAAATCAGTGAAGTATTACAACGCTTGGTGTCTGAAGAAATTTCTATTCGAGATGTGCGTAAGGTGCTAGAAGCATTAGCCGAGTGGGGGCAAAAAGAGAAAGATGTTGTACAACTGACTGAGTATGTTCGTAGTAGCTTAAAACGCTATATTAGCCATAAGTTTAGTAACGGGCATCAGTTTTTACCCTGTTATATGCTGGATCAGTATGTAGAAGATACTATTCGTGGTGGCATTCGCCAGACCTCTGCCGGCTGCTATTTAGCGCTAGACCCAGCGGTCACAGATAACTTGCTGACAAGTATTAAACGGCAGGTGGGTGACATTGAAACTGCCGCAAAAAAACCCGTGTTAATTGTGGCGATGGATATAAGGCGTTATGTGCGTAAAATTATTGAAGCGGAGCTTTATGCGCTGCCTGTACTGTCGTTTCAAGAGTTAACAGAAGAAATAAATGTACAACCTTTAGGGCGAATTGTTTTATAA
- a CDS encoding TyeA family type III secretion system gatekeeper subunit has product MYNKEQFFKDLLVLQDKSWVRANDIDNFVNALNLQDAEEIIGFLQQFKQLVREIPVEAFNDMDHRFNLLEAIQEALDIAIEKEEDELQ; this is encoded by the coding sequence ATGTATAACAAAGAACAGTTTTTTAAAGACCTGTTGGTATTGCAAGATAAATCCTGGGTGAGAGCCAATGATATTGATAACTTTGTCAATGCGCTTAATTTACAAGACGCTGAGGAGATTATTGGTTTTTTACAGCAATTTAAACAGTTAGTGCGAGAAATTCCAGTGGAAGCATTTAACGACATGGATCATCGCTTTAACTTGTTGGAGGCTATTCAGGAAGCATTAGATATAGCCATTGAAAAAGAGGAAGATGAGCTGCAATGA
- a CDS encoding HrpJ domain-containing protein, with translation MNHISSVTNQPLGNTITSGQPLSGSAQGNYQGQQVRLLDAKPFTASVAEEMSFAASEKRESDSLRNRKINDRFGGKSAVQQVAEDYLKLVAKTPQAETMRRFAENLLDGFFRNPQQTMQQLKNFSSDISDQYLILKLAAQLAGEMLARDKLAKDKLKNKKQLQMAKDHFDGLAEQLLNSSENAEASIIAGININQVVSSPAGQALNSAQNLKDFYRETIFDTNNLLSAYEHILNHCSEGQLEQGIELLLRGLAADYNAQHSSIEKPKLQLIMSSMQKLKTLTTIRESALGLFSKFSRPQQQVTPQGIMAGG, from the coding sequence GTGAATCATATATCATCAGTAACTAATCAGCCTCTTGGTAACACTATCACTTCAGGCCAACCTTTGTCAGGTAGTGCTCAAGGTAACTACCAAGGTCAACAAGTTCGATTATTAGATGCCAAGCCATTTACTGCATCTGTTGCTGAAGAAATGTCATTTGCTGCTAGTGAAAAGCGTGAGTCTGATAGTTTGCGTAATCGCAAGATTAATGATCGTTTTGGCGGTAAGTCCGCAGTACAGCAAGTGGCAGAAGACTATTTGAAGTTAGTGGCAAAAACACCTCAAGCTGAGACAATGAGGCGGTTTGCTGAAAACCTGTTAGATGGTTTCTTTAGAAACCCACAGCAAACTATGCAGCAGCTTAAAAACTTTAGTTCTGATATTAGTGATCAATATTTAATCTTGAAATTGGCTGCTCAGTTGGCAGGTGAAATGCTAGCAAGAGACAAGCTAGCGAAAGATAAACTGAAAAATAAAAAGCAATTGCAAATGGCTAAAGACCATTTTGATGGGCTAGCCGAACAGCTTTTAAATAGTAGTGAAAATGCTGAAGCCTCTATTATTGCTGGGATCAATATCAACCAAGTCGTATCATCACCTGCTGGACAGGCCCTTAATAGTGCCCAAAATTTAAAAGACTTTTATCGGGAAACTATTTTTGATACGAACAACCTGTTGAGTGCCTATGAGCATATCCTGAATCACTGCTCTGAAGGGCAGTTAGAACAAGGTATTGAGTTATTACTGAGAGGTCTGGCAGCTGATTATAATGCACAGCACTCTTCTATTGAAAAGCCTAAATTGCAATTGATTATGTCATCAATGCAAAAACTGAAAACCCTAACCACTATCCGAGAGTCGGCACTCGGGTTGTTTAGTAAATTTTCCCGGCCGCAACAACAGGTCACTCCTCAAGGGATAATGGCTGGCGGCTAA